The nucleotide window AGATATGGCGTTTCGTGGCGCCTTAGAAGTTCACCTGCAGGCCGCCCGTGATGGTGCGCACGTTGGGGTAGGTGCCATTATCGATGCCCCGGCCAAAGAAGCTCGTGCCGGGCGTTTCCGGGTCGAAACCGGTGTATTTGGTGAAGGTCAACAGGTTGCGGCCGGTCACGTACAGACGCACGCTGCCCAGGCCATCTACTTTGCTCAGCAGGCTGGCGGGCAAGGTGTAGCCCAGCTGCACGTTTTTCAGGCGCAGGTAGGAGCCGTCTTCTACCCAGCGGGTGCTGGCTATTTCGTAGTTCTTCACTTGCTCGGCACCGCCGCCATACACCAGGCGTGGTGTGGTAGTGGAGGGGTTTTCCGGGGTCCAGGGCGCCAGGTCGCGGCGGAAGTTGGTGTCGCCGTTGAGGCCATCCACGGCCGAGCGGGTAACGTTCAACAAGTCGTTGCCGGTTACACCCTGCCAGAAAACACTCAGGTCAAAGCCTTTGAAACCGGCCGTCAGGTTCAGGCCACCCTGCAGAGTGGGGAACGGACTGCCTACGTACTTCCGGTCCCCGGAGTAAGTAATGGCGCCGTCGCCATTCACGTCTTCAAACTTCACGTCGCCGGGCTGAGCCAGGGGCTGAATTACTTTGCCATCGGCGCTCTTATAGTTCTGGATTTCTTCCGCGCTCTGGAAAATACCCATCATCTGCAGCACGTACAGGCGGCTCAGGGGCTGACCTACCTCGGTGCGGGTAGCGCCAAAGTCACCAGGAATAACGGGCTGGATATCCGAGAGGCGCAGCACTTCATTGCTTAGCGTCGTCAGGGTAAGATCTGCGCTGTAGGTGAAGGCTTTCCGAGTTTCGTGGAAGCCCAAAGCTACTTCCAAGCCTTTATTACGAATCTGGCCTACGTTAGCATAAGGCTGAAATTCACCAGCTGTGCCTAAATAGCCTGGCAATGGAGGGCTTACCAGTGCATTTTTTGTAGTAGATATGTAATAGTCAGTTGAAAGTGTCAGTCGGCTATCTAGCATTGCCAAGTCAAGGCCAAAATCGGTTGTATACCGTGACTCCCAACGAATATTTTTACTTTCCATATCTGGCTGAATGCCACCTGATACTAATACCTGTCCCGTTCCTAGTGGATAGAAGATATTCCGATTAATTCGGGCTTGGTATAAATAGGAACCTGGCAGTTGGTCAATGCCATTCACGCCGTAGCTGGCCCGCAGCTTCAGGCTGTTTACTACCGGCAGAACTCCTTTGAAGAAGTCTTCCTCACTGATACGCCAACCCACGGAGCCAGCACCGAAGTTGGCATACTGACGATTAGCATCGAAACGCGAGGAACCATCGCGGCGGAAGCTGCCCGTAATCAGATAGCGGTTTTTGTAGTCGTAGTTAAGCTGGCTAAAGTAGGAGCGTTTGGTGAAGGCGTCAATGTTTCCCCCAACCGTTGGTGGTGTAGCTGAGTTTAACCCTTGGCTCAGCACAAAGAAGTATTGAGGATTAGGGGAAAACCCTGTAGCATTGGCCGTCGCGTCATTCATTTGGTTTACCTGCTCGGAGTAACCAACCACCGCATTCACATTGTTGTCGCCAAACTGCTTGTTGAAGTTCAGCGTGTTTTCGACCATGGTGAACATGGAGGTGCCC belongs to Hymenobacter sp. J193 and includes:
- a CDS encoding TonB-dependent receptor, with product MKKPIPIVRRLTLPAILLCAPLALLSATVHAAPAYDTSTMGLRLADVTVSGRVTDEKGQPLPGVTVLVKGTTNGTSTNSDGTFVVAAPAGSTLSFSYIGYVRKEVAIADASAPITVTLSEDVNALSEVVVVGYLTQDRQNVTSAVSSVDARETVKVPVPTLTQAIQGRVAGVLVESSGNPGAVPNVVIRGVGTVGTGTNPLYVIDGLWTDNIRDLSPTDIESATVLKDASSTAVYGSRGANGVILITTKRGRSGEPKISFNAYKGVEDIYRKFDLTNHSEWADRAAVAYRNAGLDPTLRMPGAVKGTAAYSEAIDTDWQKEFFQTGKVEDYNLTFSGGNSTGKSATNFLISGGYFRQDGIVKGPSFERYSVRLNSGMTRGRFKLGQSALLTHINTTLLNEVPFVDVLAELPGIPVYNPANFGGYGYGSANLFNYSVNPIGAQEILRRTQKNNRLQGSINGEFSIFDFLSYRLNLGLEVHDYNDKNARREGYIRLGESNPNTTYLFERRGTSMFTMVENTLNFNKQFGDNNVNAVVGYSEQVNQMNDATANATGFSPNPQYFFVLSQGLNSATPPTVGGNIDAFTKRSYFSQLNYDYKNRYLITGSFRRDGSSRFDANRQYANFGAGSVGWRISEEDFFKGVLPVVNSLKLRASYGVNGIDQLPGSYLYQARINRNIFYPLGTGQVLVSGGIQPDMESKNIRWESRYTTDFGLDLAMLDSRLTLSTDYYISTTKNALVSPPLPGYLGTAGEFQPYANVGQIRNKGLEVALGFHETRKAFTYSADLTLTTLSNEVLRLSDIQPVIPGDFGATRTEVGQPLSRLYVLQMMGIFQSAEEIQNYKSADGKVIQPLAQPGDVKFEDVNGDGAITYSGDRKYVGSPFPTLQGGLNLTAGFKGFDLSVFWQGVTGNDLLNVTRSAVDGLNGDTNFRRDLAPWTPENPSTTTPRLVYGGGAEQVKNYEIASTRWVEDGSYLRLKNVQLGYTLPASLLSKVDGLGSVRLYVTGRNLLTFTKYTGFDPETPGTSFFGRGIDNGTYPNVRTITGGLQVNF